Genomic segment of Pochonia chlamydosporia 170 chromosome 1, whole genome shotgun sequence:
TGAAGCAGCGGCAGGTCCTTCATTAGAATGTGTTTTTGCAAATGTGCTTGAACGCCATCATTTCGCAATAGCCAGCTACAGACCCCTGTGAGGAGGGGCGCTAATTCACCTGCTTCAGCTCAGGATGAGGTTAATATGCAGGACTTTATCCTCCCAACATCCCGCCAGGTGGGATCAATCACTCCAAAGCAGTCCCTCCAACAGCAgatccttcatctccattgATATGAAAGTGAAATGAGgctcctcaacaccaccaccctccAATTGGAGCTCTTCATCGGCGAGCCGCCAAGATACGCTGTCCTCTCTCACAGATGGGACCAAGGCGAAGAAATCACCTTTGACGACATGAAGTCCAGCGAAAACATCCGCCTGCGCCGCGGATACAAGAAGCTGCAAGTCAGCGCAttcatggccagccagtACGGATTCGAATACATATGGATCGACACCTGCTGCATCGACAAATCGAGCAGCGCAGAACTATCCGAGGCAATCAACTCCATGTTCCAATGGTATCGCCGTGCAGAAATGTGTCTCGCGTACCTGGCGGATACGAGCTCCCTCGAGGACCTCGACAAGAGCGAGTGGTTTCGACGAGGCTGGACGCTTCAGGAACTTGTTGCGCCAAAGAATGTGCGCTTCTTCAACGACTCGTGGGAATCTCTGGGCGACAAGTACGAGCTGAAGGGTCTTTTGCATACCATCACTGGTATTTCGGAAGGAGTTCTTCTAGGGACAGTGGGATTGGATACCGTTCCTGCGTGCAACAAGATGGCCTGGGCGGCGGGTAGAGCGACCACACGCCCCGAGGACATGGCGTATTGCTTAATGGGCCTGTTCAACGTCAACATGCCGCTGTTATATGGCGAGGGCGCAGAAAAGGCCTTTGGGCGATTACAAGAGGAGTTCATCAGGACGTCAGATGACGAAAGCATCTTTGCGTGGACGGCAGAGCCAGCAGAGGTTGATGCGTCGCCGTACTGGGGCCTTTTGGCGCATTCACCGCAGTGCTTCAAGCGCTCAAGGCGGTACACGATCCCGCGCTTCAAGGCGTATAGGTACGGAAGACCTACGGAGATTACAAACTACGGGATACGAACATCTCTCACGCTCCAGCCCTTGGAGAAGGATGTCTCGGGCACGCTGTTCATAGCTGCCCTGAATTGCTCGTACcacgaagacgaagcagatgAGTTTAGCAACTCCTTTACAATCACACTGCAGAAATTATCAGATTTCGAGGATCAGTACGCGCGAGTTCGTCCCGATGCGGTTATACCTGTCGGTGAGCCCTCAGGAACGCACTGGCCGAGGGTAGATTCGCAAACCGAGTCACAAATTTCTCAGATATTCGTCAGATTGGCGCCTAGGCTTTCTGATGCCGTGGCTGGGTTCTGTGTGCCCACTTCGCAGTTCATGCCGTTTGAGTTTATGGCCGGTTCGAATCGGGGACCGGTCGCGATTCCGGGGCACGTGGAGGCTGTTTGTGCTGGGGATGCGGAAGATGTGGATGGGGGGTTGAATGCAGGCCAGTTTTGTGTTTTGGATGTTACGACTGCGGAGGATAGTGGCGATAAGACGAGACTTGATGTCCAGAGTCTGAGGGGAAGACGGATCGTGGGATGCGCTAAGATGGAGTTTGTGGGCAGGTTGGATGATCGTCGTCCGCCTGGTGATAGAATCAACCCCGTGTCCTCATACAGGGATCCGTACCTGGTGGTTGGACTGGAATCTCTTCCGGATAACTTTCTCGGAACACCGCCGGGGTATTTGCGGCCTTGGTATGCCTTCAGCCAGAGCTGTGGACGggatgatttggagaagCTACTTTCTCAGGAGACGCTTGTTATGTCTCATACTGCGCCGGGTGGTGCCTTTGTACAAGCTCAGTTTAAGACGGTGACGCATCGATTTAAAACGTATTACGAGGTAAATTTGATTAACACCAAGTGGAAACAGGCGTCATGACGAGGAATAATTTTTGAACGGCAAAGTATATCGGAATTATACACGAGGGTATTCAATTTCGTATGACAAACGCTAAACAATATTTATACAATACATTAATATCAACACCAGCCGCGGGCCCCTTACTTGGTATTCTTCTCCGACACAACATCAGGCGACTCCGAGTCTGTGCCAATCTTAGCCTCCGGACTATGATGTTGCACGCCCGTCACGCCCGGCACAAATCCCTCCTCCTTGCTCAAGACGGGGGGACCGTGGAAGTTGCGGCGCGCATAGGCAAAGTACCATGCGATTGCGATGGCTGCGAACCCAGCAAACACCACGGAGGCGTAATTCATGGTGCTAGGGTCGACAGGTAAAGACACGGGCatgcagaagatgacgacggcaaAGACGATCCACACCACGCagatgacattgatgacgGTGCCGAACTTTCCGAGCGAAAAGGGCGAGCTCTTGACTAGTTCTCTGCGGCGGACGAGGAGCACGAGAACAGGCACGCCGTAGGACATGGAGAGACAGATGGTGGCGACACCGGTGAAGGAGTTAAACGCGGCAGAGGAGCCAAAGTAGATGCAGCCGAGGATACAGTCAACGACGGTGGACAGAGCCAGCGCCCACAGCGGCATGccgagcttcttgttgacGCGGCTCCAGAGATGGTATCCGGGGATGGCGCCGTCACGGGCAAACGCATAGGTGCAGCGGGATGCGGCGGTCAGGGCGCCAATGCCTGCGAACATGAGGATACCGAGAATCAGGAACAGCAGGCCGAATCCGCCAGATGCGGATCCAGTGACGGTCTTGAAGAGTAGGCCGATGGGCTGGGCTTCCTTGAGCAGCATGGCCACGTCGGGGAGGACGAAGAGCAGGGGGATGATGTAGATGACGCCAGTGATGCCGGCGGCGACGACGGAGAGCACAATGGCCTTGGGGACTTCTCGTTCGGGGTTTTGGACTTCTTCGCACATGGCGGCGACCATGCCGTAGCCGGTGAGGGTGTAGGCGGCTGCATTACTGTCAGTAAAGGAGAACAGATGTTTGAAGCTACGTGATAGAAGCAAAGCGAGAAATAATTGCGCCAAAGTAAAAAAACTTACGCTGCAAAAGACCAACAAAGAATGACCACCCCGTGGGCCATCCACTCGCCGAAGCATCATAGTGACCAAACACATATGCGCCCGAGTGACGAGACGGCGCCATAACCAACAAGGTaaccatgatgatgaggacgcTCGCAGCGGTCCAGTAGATGCAaatcttgttgatgaggtcCAAGTACCGCGACCCAAAGGCGTTGACCAGCGCACACACCAGCATGACGGCCCAGAAGCACAGCACCGTCTGCCACTGATTCGCGACATAATCCGGGTTGAAAATAGTAATAGCACTGAGGATAAGCTGCGCGCCCGAAAAATTGATGCTCAGCGTAACCGTCCAGTTACCAACGAGGGTCAGCCAGCCATCGACGAAGCTCACCATGGGCGCCCACTTGCGGGTGCTCAGCATGGCAGACCAGTAGTAGACGCCTCCAGCGGTAGGGAAGACGGCGCAGATTTCGGCGAGCGAGGCGGCGATGCAGATTGATATCAGGGACACGAGGACCCAGCCCCAGAGGATGGAGACGGACTGGCCATTGTACAGCGTGATGTAGAGCGTGGTGGAGAGGCCGAAGGGgacggccatgatggcaaaggaCAGGCCAAGGATGCTCATCATGCTGAGGTTTCGGGGGAGTTCGCCCTTGTAGCCGAGAGAGGCGAGAGCTGCGTCGGCGGCATCGCTGGCGGATGGGCGACGGGGTTCCATGTTGGAGGCGTGAGATACTTCtggcttcatgttggtgatggtggtgaaagTTGCGTATTAATGTGTGGAAGTGAGGCAGAGAAAGGGCGCGCGCATGGCCTCCTCTGTGAAGATGGGATTGCCAACAATTATGAGAGGGAAGTaagttggagatggttgaATGTGAGAGGGATATGACTCCTCTTGAAGTTTGAACCAGGAAGGGCTCGGGCAACGCCGAGGTTTTGGAACAGCACGTCCTTATCTATATGTATCTGCAAGAGCTCCACGAGCAAAAGCAAAGCTGAGGGTCCTCACATCGACCTGTCAAATGGGCTCAATGCACGGTCGGTCGCAATCTAGGCAGTGGTGGAGCAGAGCTCAAGCTTCTTTTGGGGTTATCGCGCTTAGTGGGTGCTGGACAGGGATGGCGAGAACCAGAAAGGAGAAGCCGTTGGGCTGATGGCTACAATTGAACTTGTACCAGACAATATTGCGGAGttgtggatgggatggcaacatgggatgggatggagtCGCGGATCACGATGCGGGGGAAGCTGGCGCTGGTTTGAAAAAGCTGGGGAAGGGATACTAGAGTTgtggaagttgaagatgggcACATGGGCGGTTTGATTCTGAAGATTATTCTGCATGGATCTAGCCGACCTGAAGATacatggctgcatgtgggATCAATTTGATGGAGTGGAAGCGAGTCAATGATCATTGTGGCTTGAATGTGACAGGGGGGGTTGTTATCGAGGGCAACGCGGCACGAGACCGACGTGATATGCTGGTGCTCTTTCCACGGCCGACATTCCGTGTGACAATTTGGCCGTCTTCTGCACAATAATGGCCACATGCATAAACGGCTGGCGATAACAACGAGCGACAGCGGCCATGCCGAACCAACCGAGTTTCTGGGGTGACTGAAGCTTGGCTCTCGATACTGGCCCTTCTCGTCCACTTGCATCGCGAATCGCCAACAAAATAAGCTAGACCGTCAACCATGTGGCAGGGCTGGAAGCAAATAGCGTCTGCCACATCCATCACCGATcacccagtgccaccagactgcattggccaccagacacaaccacCTCCAGGCCATCCATGCGAAAAGACCGCGCTGTTTCGATCAAGCTTGAATTACGCCACCGTCTGAAGTGTGCTGCCACCGAACCACAGTAGCCGCGCACAGTAGCCGCGCTGTGCTTCGAGAAGCCTCAGCTTGTCATCGCTGCTATctttgatggatggactaACATTGCTCGGGCCAttcatgttgacgacgttGATTGCTGCCCTGCCGCCTGACGGATGGCTGAAATGGATGACTTTCCTCTCGATACTTTGCAGTGCCCCTGGCGGTATCCTAGCCGCGATTGATTGTGGCACATGGCATCTTTGAGACTGCCGCTGCAACATTACGTACTTTGGTATCTCTGGCTGCCACATATCTATCATCCATTTTCAGAGTGGAAAGATATGATATCGTTGCCCCATTGCCATCTGGACCTGGTCATACCCCAGTCTGCATCTCGTGGCCATGTGCCGTTATGTCAAATGTTACCGCGCTGACATCTTGCCGTTGATGGAGCAAATCTCCAAAACTGACGATAGCCGGGCAGTACATTGCCCCTTGTCGAATCACACGTTTCAACATTATCTGTTCTCAGCACTGAGCGCGGTTGGACTATCACGAAATGATGCATGACAGATAGGATTCTCAAGATAACTCGATGAGCCGGAAGTTAACGGTGCGCAAGACGGACACCGATATCGTTTCGTAATTGATTACATGGATTATATCCGGGAGGCAATCTCATCGGTGACTTGATAGTACAAGATGAAACATCCGCTTGTACTCTCATACCTGCAGCTGCAATCTAGACGAACCACATGGAATATGCAAACCGCTGTATTCTATGCTTGTCCCAACAGAAGGCACACAACACCCACATTGGCAAAGTAATGAACCACAAGACACATCTATTACAACACTAGCCATCAGCAACTATGTATCAGATACCACACGGTCAAAGATATACAACACCTACAATAACCTAGCCCACATGCTCCACTGACCCAGTTTCCTCCTTCATCCCCGGACTATCCGTAGAGCTTTCGACATCAAATCCAGTGTGTCCCTTCTCCTTCACCTGCTCGGCCATCCTCCTGGCCACCGTCACAGGGTTCCCGCCCCGGGAAAAGATGTAGTCAA
This window contains:
- a CDS encoding GABA permease (similar to Neosartorya fischeri NRRL 181 XP_001264529.1), translating into MKPEVSHASNMEPRRPSASDAADAALASLGYKGELPRNLSMMSILGLSFAIMAVPFGLSTTLYITLYNGQSVSILWGWVLVSLISICIAASLAEICAVFPTAGGVYYWSAMLSTRKWAPMVSFVDGWLTLVGNWTVTLSINFSGAQLILSAITIFNPDYVANQWQTVLCFWAVMLVCALVNAFGSRYLDLINKICIYWTAASVLIIMVTLLVMAPSRHSGAYVFGHYDASASGWPTGWSFFVGLLQPAYTLTGYGMVAAMCEEVQNPEREVPKAIVLSVVAAGITGVIYIIPLLFVLPDVAMLLKEAQPIGLLFKTVTGSASGGFGLLFLILGILMFAGIGALTAASRCTYAFARDGAIPGYHLWSRVNKKLGMPLWALALSTVVDCILGCIYFGSSAAFNSFTGVATICLSMSYGVPVLVLLVRRRELVKSSPFSLGKFGTVINVICVVWIVFAVVIFCMPVSLPVDPSTMNYASVVFAGFAAIAIAWYFAYARRNFHGPPVLSKEEGFVPGVTGVQHHSPEAKIGTDSESPDVVSEKNTK
- a CDS encoding HET-domain-containing protein (similar to Metarhizium robertsii ARSEF 23 XP_007820329.1), with amino-acid sequence MRLLNTTTLQLELFIGEPPRYAVLSHRWDQGEEITFDDMKSSENIRLRRGYKKLQVSAFMASQYGFEYIWIDTCCIDKSSSAELSEAINSMFQWYRRAEMCLAYLADTSSLEDLDKSEWFRRGWTLQELVAPKNVRFFNDSWESLGDKYELKGLLHTITGISEGVLLGTVGLDTVPACNKMAWAAGRATTRPEDMAYCLMGLFNVNMPLLYGEGAEKAFGRLQEEFIRTSDDESIFAWTAEPAEVDASPYWGLLAHSPQCFKRSRRYTIPRFKAYRYGRPTEITNYGIRTSLTLQPLEKDVSGTLFIAALNCSYHEDEADEFSNSFTITLQKLSDFEDQYARVRPDAVIPVGEPSGTHWPRVDSQTESQISQIFVRLAPRLSDAVAGFCVPTSQFMPFEFMAGSNRGPVAIPGHVEAVCAGDAEDVDGGLNAGQFCVLDVTTAEDSGDKTRLDVQSLRGRRIVGCAKMEFVGRLDDRRPPGDRINPVSSYRDPYLVVGLESLPDNFLGTPPGYLRPWYAFSQSCGRDDLEKLLSQETLVMSHTAPGGAFVQAQFKTVTHRFKTYYEVNLINTKWKQAS